In a genomic window of Coriobacteriia bacterium:
- a CDS encoding phosphoribosylformylglycinamidine cyclo-ligase, with protein MADNNDTRQTTYRDAGVDTAEGARAVDAIRDAVRSTYRREVIGDIGGFGGMFSIAAAKGMDDPILVSGTDGVGTKLKLAQLVGRSDTVGIDLVAMCVNDILCCGAEPLFFLDYVAIGKLKSDTVAEIVTGIAEGCRQAGCSLVGGEMAEHPGIMPDDDYDLSGFCVGIVDRPAMVDGSTVVPGDVILGVASSGLHSNGYSLIRRVLVEGHEGELELPRVDLGGATLAEALLTPTRIYVDAILRVLRAGVPVRAMAHITGGGITENLDRALPKTCDAAVVRGSWSVPKVIELAIEAAGLSEDEALRTFNMGIGFALVLEAKHAAKAAALLTECGERVFEIGEIVEGSGKVVYR; from the coding sequence ATGGCCGACAACAACGACACCCGCCAGACAACCTACCGCGACGCCGGCGTCGACACCGCCGAGGGCGCGAGAGCGGTCGACGCGATCCGAGACGCCGTGCGCTCCACATACCGCCGCGAGGTTATCGGCGACATCGGTGGGTTTGGCGGCATGTTCTCGATTGCCGCGGCAAAGGGCATGGACGACCCGATCCTAGTCTCCGGCACCGACGGCGTGGGCACCAAGCTCAAGCTTGCGCAGCTGGTCGGACGCAGCGACACCGTAGGCATCGACCTCGTCGCCATGTGCGTCAACGACATCCTGTGCTGCGGCGCCGAGCCGCTCTTCTTCCTTGACTACGTGGCAATCGGCAAGCTCAAGAGCGACACGGTCGCCGAGATCGTCACCGGCATCGCCGAGGGCTGCCGCCAGGCCGGCTGCTCGCTCGTGGGCGGCGAGATGGCCGAGCATCCCGGCATCATGCCTGACGACGACTACGACCTCTCCGGCTTCTGCGTCGGGATCGTCGACCGGCCCGCGATGGTAGATGGCAGCACAGTGGTGCCCGGCGACGTCATTCTCGGCGTGGCTTCCAGCGGGCTGCACTCGAACGGCTACTCGCTCATAAGGCGTGTGCTGGTTGAGGGGCACGAGGGCGAGCTCGAGCTGCCGCGCGTCGATCTGGGGGGCGCCACGCTCGCCGAGGCGCTTCTGACGCCTACGCGCATCTATGTGGACGCGATCCTGCGTGTGCTGCGCGCGGGCGTGCCCGTGAGGGCGATGGCGCACATCACCGGCGGTGGCATAACCGAGAACCTCGATCGCGCGCTGCCAAAGACGTGTGACGCTGCGGTGGTTCGCGGCTCATGGTCTGTGCCGAAGGTCATCGAACTCGCGATTGAGGCGGCGGGGCTCTCGGAGGACGAGGCGCTTCGGACGTTCAACATGGGTATCGGCTTCGCGCTGGTGCTTGAGGCGAAGCATGCCGCGAAGGCGGCGGCGCTCCTGACCGAGTGCGGCGAGCGCGTCTTCGAGATCGGCGAGATCGTCGAGGGCAGCGGCAAGGTCGTCTACCGATGA
- the purF gene encoding amidophosphoribosyltransferase encodes MSVDCTFDFLDDDRPDRPEEACGVFAVYAPGEDVARLTYFGLHALQHRGQESAGIAAGDGENVTVTKNLGLVSRVFTESDLDSLTGSVAIGHTRYSTTGSSTSWENAQPHLSTIGHQVIALAHNGNLVNTHELREALKDRGIRFRSTTDSEVVATLVGYFTQETNHIREGIRRTMGYITGAYAVVLMTESAVYAFRDPHGVRPLVLGKLGDDRGWVVASETCALDIVGAEFVRDVAPGEMLKISADGVEAEQAIPAEKPSLCMFEFVYFARPDSEMGDCSLYEVRQRMGATLAKEAPVAADIVIGVPDSGTPAAIGYAQASGVPYGEGLAKNRYIGRTFISPSQTIRQQGIRLKLNPLKHAITGKRLVVVDDSIVRGNTTKKLVKLLRDNGAAEVHMRITSPPVVWPCFYGIDTDTQEQLIGAMKTVEEIREHIGADSLAYLSLEGMVEAAGSPHDTFCLACFNGDYPIEIPDSVKAGKLALEEC; translated from the coding sequence ATGAGCGTTGACTGCACGTTCGACTTTCTCGACGACGACCGTCCCGATCGACCCGAAGAAGCTTGCGGGGTTTTCGCGGTGTACGCACCGGGAGAAGATGTCGCCAGACTCACATACTTCGGCCTGCACGCGCTGCAGCATCGCGGCCAGGAGTCCGCGGGGATTGCCGCAGGCGACGGAGAAAACGTCACCGTCACAAAGAACCTCGGTTTGGTGTCGCGCGTCTTCACGGAGAGCGACCTCGACTCGCTTACAGGCAGTGTCGCTATCGGGCACACGCGCTACTCGACCACCGGTTCTTCGACCAGCTGGGAGAATGCGCAGCCGCATCTCTCGACGATCGGCCACCAGGTCATTGCGCTGGCCCACAACGGCAACCTCGTCAACACGCACGAACTTCGCGAGGCGCTCAAGGACCGCGGCATCCGCTTTCGCTCCACAACCGACTCTGAGGTCGTCGCGACGCTCGTCGGCTATTTCACGCAGGAGACCAACCACATCCGCGAAGGCATCCGCCGCACGATGGGCTACATCACCGGCGCCTACGCCGTCGTGCTCATGACCGAGAGCGCTGTCTACGCGTTTCGCGACCCGCACGGTGTGCGGCCGCTCGTGCTCGGCAAGCTGGGTGATGATCGCGGATGGGTCGTAGCCAGCGAGACGTGCGCGCTCGACATCGTCGGCGCAGAGTTCGTCCGCGACGTCGCGCCGGGGGAGATGCTCAAGATCTCGGCCGACGGCGTCGAGGCAGAGCAGGCCATCCCTGCCGAGAAACCCTCGCTGTGCATGTTCGAGTTCGTGTACTTCGCGCGGCCCGATTCTGAGATGGGCGACTGCTCGCTTTACGAGGTGCGCCAGCGCATGGGGGCGACGCTTGCGAAAGAGGCGCCCGTTGCGGCGGACATTGTGATCGGTGTGCCTGACTCCGGGACGCCGGCGGCGATCGGGTACGCGCAGGCGAGCGGCGTGCCGTACGGCGAGGGACTCGCGAAGAACCGCTACATCGGTCGAACCTTCATCTCGCCGAGCCAAACGATTCGCCAACAGGGCATCCGCCTGAAACTCAACCCGCTCAAGCACGCGATCACCGGCAAGCGACTAGTGGTTGTCGACGATTCGATAGTGCGCGGCAACACGACGAAGAAACTCGTCAAACTGCTGCGTGACAACGGTGCGGCCGAGGTGCACATGCGCATCACTTCGCCGCCTGTCGTGTGGCCGTGCTTCTACGGCATCGACACGGACACGCAAGAGCAGCTCATCGGCGCGATGAAGACGGTCGAGGAGATCCGCGAGCACATCGGCGCGGATTCGCTCGCGTATCTGTCGCTCGAGGGCATGGTCGAGGCGGCCGGTTCTCCCCACGATACGTTCTGCCTCGCGTGCTTCAACGGTGACTATCCGATCGAGATACCGGATTCCGTCAAAGCGGGCAAACTTGCGCTGGAGGAGTGCTAG
- a CDS encoding EAL domain-containing protein has protein sequence MQGVRGRTGAVPTDQIALIALCGVVIAVGIWAVFAAVDAFMLGTGFVTEFVAPSESRLLARLITIVVVLTGTLLTQSMYSRRFSVERRLKSEQARANQLYEQSPDAVVCLDPTWHIQYANPVAQALFISGEANDPPDAQCYRKIRGSDAPCEDCLLSEVVASGEVRHKCVNESHDGVDSWLEHTVYPVFGEDGELDSVVEVIRDVTEQVSAQETIRRMAYFDELTKLPNRLMLQDRLKNALVQARRRAELVAVVIIDIDDFKRINDTLSYSAGDAVLKEIAGRFQMLLREEDTVARQSGDEFTVVARITAYEDVDILATRILNSLKASISVDGRELSITASIGMAVSPRDGETEADLIQHADMALHRAQEWGHNVHRVYSPEMGEPSAISLGLESMISRGLDRGEFELYYQPQIDQRNRRFVGMEALIRWNHPTRGVLSPAAFLDSAERAGLMERIGPWVLETACRQGQAWNDQGLDFGRMAVNLSAREFVQYDVAENVARTLLLTGMDPGFLELEITETAAVHNADQALLSLAQIQKLGVRVAMDDFGTGYSSMSNLKRLPIQTLKIAQAFMRDVHTDTQSAAIASLIIGLCHELGLEIVAEGVEHKSQLDFLSERGCYVIQGFIFSPPIQAGDAGALLVERNALLRLRA, from the coding sequence ATGCAGGGTGTCCGTGGGCGAACCGGGGCGGTTCCGACTGATCAGATCGCGTTGATCGCGCTTTGCGGTGTCGTGATTGCTGTCGGCATCTGGGCCGTCTTCGCCGCCGTGGATGCGTTCATGCTGGGCACCGGCTTCGTAACGGAGTTTGTCGCTCCCTCAGAAAGTCGGCTTCTCGCCAGGCTGATCACGATCGTCGTGGTGCTCACGGGAACGCTTCTGACGCAATCGATGTACTCGAGGCGCTTCAGTGTCGAGCGTAGACTGAAGTCAGAGCAGGCCCGGGCCAACCAACTCTACGAGCAATCGCCGGATGCCGTCGTATGCCTCGATCCGACGTGGCACATTCAGTACGCGAATCCCGTCGCACAAGCCCTGTTCATCTCCGGCGAAGCAAACGATCCACCGGATGCGCAATGCTACCGCAAGATCCGGGGAAGCGATGCCCCCTGCGAAGACTGTCTGCTTTCGGAAGTAGTGGCCAGCGGAGAAGTCCGCCACAAATGCGTGAACGAATCGCACGACGGAGTTGACAGCTGGCTTGAGCACACGGTCTACCCCGTGTTTGGTGAAGACGGCGAACTGGACTCCGTGGTCGAAGTCATCCGAGACGTGACCGAGCAGGTATCGGCGCAGGAAACCATTCGGCGCATGGCATATTTCGACGAGCTGACGAAGCTACCCAACAGGCTCATGCTGCAGGACCGGCTCAAGAACGCGCTTGTGCAGGCGCGCAGGCGGGCAGAGCTTGTCGCTGTCGTGATCATCGACATCGATGATTTCAAACGCATTAACGACACTCTCAGCTACTCGGCGGGTGACGCCGTGCTCAAGGAGATCGCAGGGCGTTTCCAGATGCTCCTACGCGAAGAGGACACGGTGGCTCGGCAAAGCGGCGACGAATTCACCGTTGTCGCGCGGATCACAGCCTATGAAGATGTCGATATTCTCGCCACCAGGATTCTTAATTCGCTGAAGGCGAGCATCTCCGTTGACGGACGCGAGCTAAGCATCACCGCAAGCATCGGCATGGCGGTTTCGCCTCGGGACGGCGAAACCGAAGCCGACCTTATCCAGCACGCCGACATGGCCCTCCATCGTGCACAGGAGTGGGGGCACAACGTCCACAGAGTGTATTCGCCCGAGATGGGTGAGCCTTCGGCGATCAGTCTGGGGCTTGAGTCGATGATCAGCCGCGGGTTGGACCGGGGAGAGTTCGAGCTTTACTACCAACCTCAGATAGACCAGCGCAATAGGCGGTTCGTGGGCATGGAGGCGCTGATCCGGTGGAACCATCCAACCCGGGGCGTCCTGAGCCCAGCCGCGTTTCTCGATTCGGCCGAGCGTGCCGGCTTGATGGAGCGCATCGGGCCGTGGGTGCTCGAGACCGCCTGCCGACAAGGCCAAGCATGGAACGACCAAGGCCTCGACTTCGGGAGGATGGCCGTCAACTTGTCGGCGCGAGAGTTCGTCCAGTACGACGTGGCCGAGAACGTCGCGCGGACACTGCTCTTGACGGGCATGGACCCCGGCTTCCTGGAGCTTGAGATCACCGAGACCGCCGCCGTCCACAACGCCGATCAGGCGTTGCTGAGTCTGGCGCAGATACAGAAGTTGGGTGTGCGCGTCGCCATGGACGACTTCGGCACCGGCTACTCGTCCATGAGTAATCTCAAACGGCTTCCCATTCAGACGCTGAAGATCGCGCAGGCGTTCATGCGCGACGTGCACACGGACACGCAGAGCGCAGCGATCGCCTCACTGATCATCGGCCTATGTCACGAGCTGGGGCTCGAGATCGTGGCCGAGGGGGTCGAGCACAAGAGCCAGCTCGACTTCCTGAGCGAACGCGGCTGCTATGTCATCCAGGGCTTCATCTTCAGCCCGCCGATTCAGGCGGGCGATGCCGGCGCGCTGTTGGTTGAGCGAAACGCGCTCTTGCGCCTTCGGGCATAG
- the purL gene encoding phosphoribosylformylglycinamidine synthase subunit PurL: MPQSLSSEIAPKLAVELGLNLDEYEKVVAILGRIPSITELYMYSLMWSEHCSYKHSRKALRMFPNEGPAVLQGPGENAGVIGVGDGWAVAFKMESHNHPSAIEPYQGAATGVGGIIRDIFTMGARPIASLDSLRFGALDKPRQRYLFEGAVAGIGGYGNCLGVPTIGGEVYFEEAYEGNCLINAMSLGLMREDEIIRATATGPGNLVVLIGSTTGRDGIGGASVLASQEFDERAEDKRPAVQVGDPFEEKLLIEACLELLKNKLLVGLGDCGAAGLTSCISEMADRGGMGVDVDVTKIPAREDAMKPFEFMVSESQERMVAVLEPENLAAAQAVCTRWGLRSTVIGTVTDTGRFVVREGDEVVADMPASTLAGDAPSYTPEMTRPAYLDEVQAFDPMALALPSEPAELGDTLLKLLASPNICSRRWIWEQYDHQVMLNTVVLPGSDAAVLRIGDEGRGIAVSSDCNGRYCYLDPYVGSQIALAEAARNVSCSGGDPAAITDCLNFGNPEKPEVFWTFYESVRGLADACKAWGIPVISGNVSFYNESFGQPIYPTPTVGLVGLLDDVTKRATSAFQDEGDVIVLVGESAEELGGSEYLKVMHGLVAGRPPALDLELEADVQSVVRDSIRGGLIKSAHDCSEGGIAVTLAESCLSGGVGADVHLDDNLQPAASLFGETQSRIVVTLAETNAEEFVSVCIGRGVPYSVLGTVGGKRLTIGEKLDLSLAELEAAFEPVLAMLVGGQVNSDEIHEG; the protein is encoded by the coding sequence ATGCCCCAGTCGCTGTCTTCCGAAATCGCCCCCAAGCTCGCTGTCGAACTCGGCCTGAACCTCGACGAGTACGAGAAGGTAGTCGCCATTCTCGGGCGCATACCGAGCATCACCGAGCTCTACATGTACTCGCTGATGTGGAGCGAGCACTGCTCGTACAAACACTCACGCAAGGCGCTGCGTATGTTCCCCAATGAGGGTCCTGCTGTACTGCAGGGTCCCGGTGAGAACGCCGGCGTCATCGGCGTGGGGGACGGCTGGGCGGTCGCGTTCAAGATGGAGTCGCACAACCACCCCTCGGCGATCGAGCCGTATCAGGGTGCGGCGACCGGCGTCGGCGGCATCATCCGTGACATCTTCACGATGGGCGCCCGCCCGATCGCGTCGCTTGACTCTCTACGCTTTGGTGCGCTCGACAAGCCGAGGCAGCGCTACCTGTTCGAAGGCGCGGTTGCGGGTATCGGCGGGTATGGGAACTGCCTCGGCGTGCCGACCATCGGCGGCGAGGTCTACTTCGAGGAAGCCTACGAGGGCAACTGCCTCATTAACGCGATGTCGCTGGGCCTCATGCGCGAAGACGAGATCATCCGCGCGACCGCGACCGGCCCCGGCAACCTTGTGGTGCTTATCGGCTCGACGACCGGCCGAGACGGCATCGGCGGTGCGAGCGTGCTTGCGAGCCAAGAGTTCGACGAGCGGGCTGAGGACAAGCGCCCCGCCGTGCAGGTGGGCGATCCGTTCGAGGAGAAACTGCTTATCGAGGCGTGCCTTGAGCTGCTCAAGAACAAGCTTCTCGTGGGTCTGGGCGACTGTGGCGCCGCCGGCCTGACCAGTTGCATTTCCGAAATGGCCGACCGCGGAGGCATGGGCGTCGACGTCGACGTCACGAAAATCCCTGCCCGCGAGGACGCGATGAAGCCGTTCGAGTTCATGGTTTCCGAGTCGCAGGAGCGCATGGTCGCCGTTCTCGAGCCGGAGAACCTCGCGGCGGCGCAAGCGGTCTGCACACGGTGGGGCCTGCGCTCCACCGTCATCGGCACCGTCACCGACACTGGCCGCTTCGTGGTGCGCGAGGGCGACGAGGTTGTGGCCGACATGCCGGCCTCTACGCTCGCAGGTGACGCCCCCAGCTACACCCCTGAGATGACCCGCCCGGCGTACCTCGATGAGGTCCAGGCGTTCGATCCCATGGCGCTTGCGCTGCCGAGCGAGCCCGCTGAGCTGGGTGACACGCTCCTGAAGCTGCTTGCGAGTCCCAACATCTGCTCGCGCCGTTGGATCTGGGAACAGTACGATCATCAGGTCATGTTGAACACCGTGGTGCTCCCCGGCAGCGACGCCGCCGTACTGCGCATCGGCGACGAAGGCCGCGGCATCGCGGTCTCGAGCGATTGCAACGGCCGCTACTGCTACCTCGACCCGTACGTTGGCTCACAGATCGCGCTCGCCGAGGCGGCGCGCAATGTGAGCTGCTCCGGTGGTGACCCGGCAGCGATCACCGACTGCCTCAACTTTGGCAATCCCGAGAAGCCCGAGGTGTTCTGGACCTTCTACGAGTCGGTGCGTGGCCTGGCCGACGCCTGCAAGGCGTGGGGCATTCCGGTCATCTCCGGCAACGTCAGCTTCTACAACGAGTCATTCGGCCAGCCCATCTACCCGACGCCGACCGTCGGCCTCGTCGGCCTGCTCGACGATGTCACGAAGCGCGCGACCTCGGCGTTTCAGGACGAAGGCGACGTCATCGTGCTCGTGGGCGAGTCCGCCGAGGAGCTTGGCGGCAGCGAGTACCTCAAGGTCATGCATGGCCTCGTGGCAGGCCGCCCGCCGGCGCTCGATCTCGAGCTTGAGGCCGATGTGCAGTCCGTGGTGCGAGATTCGATCCGCGGCGGCCTCATCAAGAGCGCGCACGACTGCTCCGAAGGCGGCATCGCCGTCACGCTCGCCGAGAGTTGCCTCAGCGGTGGCGTTGGCGCCGACGTGCACCTCGACGACAACCTGCAACCGGCGGCCTCGCTCTTCGGCGAGACGCAAAGCCGCATCGTCGTCACGCTCGCCGAGACCAACGCCGAGGAGTTCGTGAGCGTGTGCATCGGGCGTGGCGTCCCCTACAGCGTGCTCGGCACGGTAGGCGGGAAGCGCCTGACGATCGGCGAGAAGCTCGACCTCTCGCTGGCTGAGCTTGAGGCGGCCTTCGAACCGGTCCTGGCCATGCTGGTGGGCGGTCAGGTCAACTCCGATGAGATCCACGAGGGCTAG
- a CDS encoding flavodoxin, translating into MPEMLTRREFVTATAVLSAGIAVASAAGCTRDAAEAYGETPTPSVSYEGSNAMSKRVLVGYATRSGSTTGVAEAIGKTLAAQGHAADVKPMKGGPSVRGYDAVILGSAINGGQWLPEAVEYLETNQKALAAVPVSLFCVHAMNCGSGAEETKKRLAYLGKERALVTPAAEGFFAGQGPSVDSNAIVRWAFRAFGGDVEGDGRDWHAIEAWAKTVPV; encoded by the coding sequence ATGCCGGAAATGCTAACGCGTCGTGAATTTGTGACCGCCACGGCCGTCCTAAGCGCGGGGATTGCAGTTGCCAGTGCAGCCGGCTGCACGCGGGACGCCGCCGAAGCCTACGGCGAGACGCCAACACCGTCGGTCAGCTATGAAGGGAGCAATGCGATGAGCAAGCGGGTGCTCGTGGGCTACGCAACAAGATCAGGCTCGACGACGGGTGTCGCCGAGGCCATCGGCAAGACTCTCGCCGCGCAGGGGCACGCCGCGGATGTCAAACCGATGAAGGGCGGGCCTTCAGTGCGAGGTTACGATGCCGTCATTCTGGGCAGTGCAATCAACGGGGGGCAGTGGCTGCCCGAGGCGGTCGAGTACCTGGAGACCAACCAGAAGGCGCTTGCCGCCGTGCCGGTGTCACTGTTCTGCGTGCATGCGATGAACTGCGGGTCCGGCGCAGAAGAGACCAAGAAGCGGCTTGCCTACCTAGGTAAGGAGCGAGCGCTCGTGACGCCAGCCGCTGAAGGATTCTTCGCCGGGCAGGGGCCGTCCGTGGACTCAAATGCGATTGTGCGCTGGGCGTTCCGGGCCTTCGGCGGAGATGTTGAAGGCGACGGCCGTGACTGGCACGCTATCGAGGCTTGGGCCAAGACCGTGCCGGTATAG
- a CDS encoding TetR family transcriptional regulator has product MVTSRKRTAPLTADELFATALRIVDTEGLETLSMRRLAREVGVEAASLYHHVPSKDALIDGMLLQMRSEIHLPEPLPTDWKDLYAAIFTEYYRMLAAHPNLVIYAGRRVESDPETSGLETLTQLGFSDGNAIELWQSVIAFCAGFSLFSSNYAETDTTDLPPGLAKRMTEWREETVGRTLRVILEGYSGTG; this is encoded by the coding sequence ATGGTCACGTCCAGAAAGCGCACGGCCCCGCTCACAGCCGACGAACTTTTTGCCACCGCGCTCAGGATCGTCGACACCGAGGGGTTGGAAACGCTCAGCATGCGCCGCCTGGCAAGGGAAGTTGGCGTTGAGGCCGCGTCACTTTACCACCACGTCCCCAGCAAGGACGCACTCATCGACGGGATGCTTCTTCAGATGCGCTCAGAGATCCACCTCCCCGAGCCCTTGCCCACCGACTGGAAGGATCTCTACGCCGCGATATTCACCGAGTACTACCGCATGCTCGCAGCGCACCCGAACCTGGTCATCTACGCCGGCAGGCGCGTGGAGTCCGATCCCGAGACGAGCGGCCTTGAGACGCTCACGCAACTGGGCTTCTCCGATGGGAACGCTATCGAACTCTGGCAGTCCGTGATCGCCTTCTGTGCCGGTTTCTCGCTCTTCAGCTCAAACTATGCGGAGACCGATACGACCGACCTTCCTCCTGGTCTCGCAAAGCGGATGACCGAATGGCGCGAGGAGACTGTAGGCCGCACACTGCGTGTGATTCTCGAGGGATACTCGGGAACTGGCTGA
- the purQ gene encoding phosphoribosylformylglycinamidine synthase subunit PurQ, with protein MRFGVVIFPGSNCEQDVIRATKYLGFDAEYIWHGDTDLSGFDAIVLPGGFSYGDYIRCGAVARFSPVMAEVVRFAEKGGPVLGICNGFQILTEAHLLPGALLRNRGLKFLCQPASLRVEENNCQWLDTAAGSLITIPINHNEGNYYCDAETLARLNANGQVVLRYVETDGSTASGGSAPNGALDDIAGVCNERGNVFGLMPHPERACDPLTGGTDGQGFFTTIVRRLAEVAR; from the coding sequence ATGCGCTTTGGTGTCGTCATCTTCCCAGGCTCCAACTGCGAGCAGGACGTCATTCGCGCCACGAAGTACCTCGGCTTCGACGCCGAGTACATCTGGCACGGGGACACCGACCTTTCCGGCTTCGACGCTATCGTGTTGCCCGGAGGCTTCTCGTACGGCGACTACATTCGCTGCGGCGCCGTCGCAAGATTCAGCCCTGTGATGGCCGAGGTCGTGCGCTTCGCCGAGAAGGGCGGACCCGTTCTGGGCATCTGCAACGGGTTCCAGATCCTCACGGAGGCGCATCTTCTACCGGGCGCGCTGCTGCGCAACCGCGGGCTGAAGTTTCTGTGCCAGCCTGCCAGCCTCCGGGTTGAGGAGAACAACTGCCAGTGGCTCGACACAGCCGCCGGCAGCCTGATCACGATCCCGATCAACCACAACGAGGGCAACTACTACTGCGATGCCGAGACGCTCGCTCGTCTCAACGCCAACGGTCAGGTCGTGCTGCGCTACGTGGAGACGGATGGGTCAACGGCGTCGGGGGGAAGCGCCCCCAATGGCGCGCTCGACGACATCGCCGGCGTGTGCAACGAGCGAGGGAACGTCTTCGGTCTGATGCCGCATCCCGAGCGCGCCTGTGATCCGCTCACCGGCGGGACTGACGGGCAGGGCTTTTTCACGACGATCGTGCGCAGGCTCGCGGAAGTCGCAAGATAG
- the purS gene encoding phosphoribosylformylglycinamidine synthase subunit PurS: MARYEIYVTYKPGIFDPPGATAERALVNLGYEGVSEVKIGKYIRLDADADLATVAEMCQKLLANPVIEDYRIETVGEA; encoded by the coding sequence ATGGCTCGGTACGAGATCTACGTCACATACAAGCCCGGCATCTTCGATCCTCCTGGTGCGACCGCCGAGCGGGCGCTCGTGAACCTTGGCTATGAGGGCGTGAGTGAAGTCAAGATCGGCAAGTACATCAGGCTCGATGCCGACGCCGATCTGGCCACAGTCGCCGAGATGTGCCAGAAGCTGCTCGCCAACCCGGTTATCGAGGACTATCGCATCGAAACCGTCGGGGAGGCCTAA